The Microcystis panniformis FACHB-1757 region GCAAACTAGAGAAGAATAGTCAGATGGGGAAAGGTGGGACGACAAGGAAAGGTCGAAACCCCAAAAATCCCCCGATTCTAACTATTTTGGTCGAGATAACGCTCTAAATCTTCGATCACACGGGTTAATTCTGCTTCTGTGGTTAAGCGCAGGCGATCGTCGCGAACCGTTAGCAAAACTTTAGCCGAAAAAGGATTCGGATAAATATTGGGATTACAAAACACTTCCAGAAACACATCACCAGTGTGCTGATATTCCAGCGGTTTTTGGGGTTGGGGTTTACCACCACTAGCGGCATTACTGGCGATCGCTTTTAGGCGATCAAGTAGAATATTAATTTCCCTTTGCAAATCCAGAGCAGCACTGGGACTGAAACGAAAAGTAACGGAACCTTGCAAGAGATTAAGAGTTAAAGGAATCATGGAAAAAATCAGGTTAAGAGGAAGCCTGAAGTCAATTATATTAATTTGGGGAAATTTGGGGAAATTGGGTTTTGGGGGATTGTTCAGTAATCAGTAATCAGTCAGGTTCTTCGTTACTAAGTCCGGAGTGAACTGAAAACTCACCACTGATAACTCACCACTGATAACTGATAACTGATAACTGATAACTGAAGTTACCGACGCGGAACGAGATTAATCCGGCCTTCGTCCATTTCATCCATGAGTAACTCTAGGGCCTCGTAATCCACATCAGAAACGTAGCCAAGACGACCGAGGAGTTCATTAATTCCGTTCTCGATTTCTGGCGTGATTTTACGATAATATAGGGCTTGTTCCACTAATTGGCGGATAGTCGGCTGGGTATCCACAATTTTCTTACTCTAGTTCGATAAATCTAATTTCCGTATCCTGCTTTACTTTATTTCAGCAAAAACACCAGTATAATTTTGGCTCATCATCAGTCATTCGGGGTTAGAGCTTAAACCTAACGACTTTCCCCTGATGTTTACCCCAGTAAGTCCTGATCACTGTTCCCTTTTACTCCCCAGATCCCAAGGTTAGCCCAAAACTGGTTCCTTGCCACAGGGTCGAAGGTTAAAAAAAGATTAATCTTTTCAGGAGAGAGAAAATTGATCGAGACCGGGGTCACAAAATCAGAAAGTTAGGACATAATAGCGGTATCTGATTTCCAGTTAAAAGGTACATTTTATGAATTTCCAAGTCCAGCCATGAAAAGTCCTGTAAAAGTCCCAGAAATTGCTCTATTTGAGCCAAACGGCTATATTACCGCCGCCAACGTCCTAGAATTTCAAGAGCAGCTCACCAATCTGGTTAACCAGAGTCGCTCTATCACTTTTCTCGTGGATATGAGCAGGGTGGAATTCCTCGACAGTGCCGGATTAATGGCTTTAGTTACCGCCTTTCGTCTGGCTCAAAGTCAAGGAAAATCCTTCAATATCTGTTCTATTCCACCTTCAGTCAAGATTATCTTTGAATTAACCCAACTAGACCGGGTTCTCTCGATTTTCCCTAGCCGTGCTGACTTTGATGCTGTTATCACCCTCACCCAAGCGGCGTAAGCAGACAAAATAGGGTTTCTCGCCGCAATTTCTCGGCTACAATCTCAATTCTCCCCGTAAATCACCTCTTGACCGGGCAGATTCCCATTTGTACAACCGACTCCTCAGGACAACAATTTTTCTCAAGGAGAGCCATTATACTGTTGAGATGGCTCTCCTCCTTTTTGGATATTATTTCTGGGACAAACTACCGTACACTTGTTCGGAGCAGCTCACAAAAGACTGTCTGTTAAGAAATTCCATGACTTTAGTGATGACAGGGGGGAAGGGGGGCAAGATGGTAGATAGGTAATGAGTAGTAATTTCCTAGAATCCATGACAGTCAACAATCTCCAGTATGCTTATTTTCCCGGTTGTGTCGCTCAAGGGGCCTGTCGGGAACTATATTTATCCACGGCAGCCCTGACGGAAGCTTTGGGGATTAATTTAGTCGAACTCAAAAAAGCGGCCTGTTGTGGTTCGGGAACCTATAAGGAAGATTCGCAACTCTTGGAAGATACTGTCAATGCGCGCAATATTGCCCTAGCGGAAGCCCTCAATTTACCCCTGTTGACTCACTGTAGCACCTGTCAGGGAGTGATCGGTCATGTGGATGAGCGCTTGAAGGAAGCAAAGCATAATAATCCCAATTATGTTGAGGAAGTTAATAATTATTTACAGAAAGAAAATTGTTCCCCCTACCAAGGTACAACGACGGTTAAACACCTACTCTGGGCAATTGTGGGCGATTATGGCTTAGATAATTTGGCGGCCAAGGTGGTTCGTCCCTTATCAGGCTTAAATTGCGCCGGTTTTTATGGTTGTTATCTCCTGCGCGCCCAGGATACTCTCCCCTACGATAATCCCTTTCAGCCGGAATCCCTAGAAAATGTCTTTCGAGCGGTGGGAGCAAATCCGATTTATTATCAAGGACGCACTCAATGCTGTGGTTGGCCCCTGTCCAGTTATGCCACCACCCAATCGTTCCAAATGGCAGGAAAACACATTTTAGAGGCCATGGCAGCCGGGGCAGATTGTTTAGTCACCCCTTGTCCTTTATGCCATCTTAATCTTGATTCCCGACAACCGGAAGTGGCAAAAGCGATCGGTCGAAGTTTAGGTTTACCCGTGTTGCATTTTTCCCAATTAGTCGCTTTAGCGGTGGGAGTGAGTCCTGATCGTTTAGGATTAGATCGACACATCGTTTCCACCAAATCCCTCTTAAAGAAATTGGGGTTTTAGAACTCAATCAGGAGTGTTAGCAATGGATTGGTTAAAAAGAATTTTCGGCTTAGATAAACCGGCCGATGCCGCTCGTGCGATCGCAGGTAAAGCCGCTGCTGCCGGTATTCCCCCCGAAAGAGTCGGATTAGACGGAAAATACGACGAAAGCGGCCTAGCTAAACGAGTAGTTTTAGCTTTTGACGAGACACCGGATTTAGCTGATGAAGACAAATTGTGGGTCGCTCAAACTGGTGGTAAGGTTGTACTAAAAGGCAAGGTTTCCAATCAGGCGACTTTAGATAAAATGGTGGCCATTGCCAGTAAAGTCCATGGGGCAACCAGCGTCGATACCAGTCAAGTAACTATTGGGTGAAGTCGAACGGCTATATTCCCCGCGAAAATTAACCACTAAAACCCAGAGGGTTTTTGCTAGGGTGGATAACTCCAAGACTGGCAATCGCCCTCAGCCGGCTGCTGTAAAATGGGAGGGATAGATACAACTCAGGAGAAAAGACCCCAGTGCCGTACAACCCCGCAGAAATCGAACAGAAATGGCAGAAGATTTGGCAGCAAATGGGATTGGACAAAACCCCAGAAAACGCCGATAAACCGAAATTTTACGCCCTCTCCATGTTCCCCTATCCATCGGGCAACCTGCACATGGGTCACGTTCGCAACTATACTATTACCGATGTGATTGCCCGTCTGAAAAGAATGCAGGGTTATCGCGTGCTGCATCCCATGGGGTGGGATGCTTTCGGATTACCCGCAGAAAATGCCGCCATTGAAAGGGGAGTTCCTCCGGCAAAATGGACTGATCAAAATATTGCCCAGATGAAACGGCAATTACAACAGTTAGGATTATCTATCGATTGGGAAAGAGAAGTTGCCACCTGTTCCCCAGAATATTATCGTTGGACCCAATGGCTATTTTTACAGTTTTTTGAATCAGGATTAGCCTACCAAAAAGAAGCGGCAGTGAATTGGGATCCTATCGATCAAACTGTCTTAGCAAATGAACAGGTAGATAGTGAAGGAAAATCTTGGCGATCGGGTGCTAAAGTAGAAAGAAAGTTACTCCGGCAATGGTTCCTAAAAATCACCGATTATGCCGAACAATTACTCACTGATTTAGATAAACTTACCGGTTGGCCAGAAAGGGTTAAAACCATGCAGGCGAACTGGATTGGTAAATCGGTAGGTGCTTATTTAGAATTTCCTCTTGTTAACTCCACAGAAAAAATTGCCGTTTTTACCACTCGTCCCGATACGGTTTATGGAGTCACTTATGTGGTACTTGCTCCCGAACATCCCTTAACTTTACAAGTTACCACTCCCGAACAAAAATCGGCCGTAGAAACTTTTATTCAAGAGATAGCCAGCGAAAGCGAATTAGAAAGAACCGCCGAAGATAAACCCAAACGCGGTATTAAAACCGGAGGAATGGCAATTAATCCTTTTACTGGTGAAGAAATTCCGATTTTAATTGCTGATTATGTCCTCTACGAATACGGGACGGGGGCAGTGATGGGAGTCCCGGCTCACGACAGTCGCGATTTTAAATTCGCTCAGGAAAATAACCTGCCAATTAAGATAGTTATTACTCCAGAAAGTGGCGAAATTGAGTTAAAAGAGGCCTATACAGAAGCTGGAATTATGATTAATTCCGCTCAATTTAATGGACTGAATTCCCAAGAAGGAAAAACCGCTATTATTGATTATGCCACTGCCCAAGGTTACGGCAAAGCTAGAATACAATATCGCCTCCGGGATTGGTTAATTTCCCGTCAAAGATATTGGGGTTGTCCGATTCCAGTTATCCACTGTCCTAACTGTGGAACCGTGCCAGTACCTATCGATAATTTACCCGTTACTTTACCAGAAAATGTCGAATTTAGCGGTCGAGGTGCTTCTCCTTTAGCCAAATTAGAAGACTGGGTAAATGTGGATTGTCCTCGCTGTGGAACTCCCGCAAAACGGGAAACCGACACCATGGATACTTTTATCGATTCTAGTTGGTATTTCCTCCGTTATACCGATGCTAAAAATGAAGATATACCCTTTCAATTCGAGAAGGTTAATGATTGGATGCCCGTGGATCAATACGTCGGAGGAATCGAACACGCTATCCTACATTTACTCTATTCTCGTTTCTTTACCAAAGTTTTAAGAGACCGAGGTTTAGTTAATGTCGATGAACCTTTTAACCGTCTATTAACCCAGGGAATGGTACAGGGATTAACCTACAAAAATCCCGAAACTGGCAAATATGTCCCCGCAGAAAATGTTATCTATAAAGAGGATAAATATTGCGATAAAGACACGGGAGAAGTTCTATCTTTCTTCTTTGAAAAAATGTCTAAGTCGAAATATAACGGCGTTGATCCTCTGAAAGTCCTCGAAAAATACGGGGCCGATACTGCCCGAATGTTTATACTTTTTACCGCACCCCCAGAAAAAGATTTACAGTGGGAAGATGCGGGGGTAGAAGGACAATTTCGCTTTCTTAATCGGGTGTGGCGTTTAGTCAGCGAATATATTGAAAATAAACCCAAGCAAGTCAAAAAAATAGAAACTTTCTCGAAAACTGACAAGGATTTAAGACGGGCAATTCACACCGCTATTAAAGAAATCTCCGAGGATTTAGAAGGAGATTATCAATTTAATACCGCCATTTCCGAATTGATGAAACTCAGTAACGCTTTAGGGGATAATAAATGTTTTGCATCCCCCATTTATCGGGAAGGAATCGAAACCCTATTAATCTTACTTTCCCTCTTTGCTCCCCATCTTAGCGAGGAATTATGGCAAGCTTTAGGTCATAGCCAATCAATTCACCTGCAACCCTGGCCAAAAGTTGATCCTACTGCCCTGATTGTGGACGAGATTACCCTTGTTATCCAAATTTTGGGAAAAACCAGAGGCACGATACAAGTTCCCGCTAGTGCCGATAAAAGCACCTTAGAAACCCTCGCCCTGG contains the following coding sequences:
- a CDS encoding STAS domain-containing protein, translated to MKSPVKVPEIALFEPNGYITAANVLEFQEQLTNLVNQSRSITFLVDMSRVEFLDSAGLMALVTAFRLAQSQGKSFNICSIPPSVKIIFELTQLDRVLSIFPSRADFDAVITLTQAA
- a CDS encoding CoB--CoM heterodisulfide reductase iron-sulfur subunit B family protein codes for the protein MSSNFLESMTVNNLQYAYFPGCVAQGACRELYLSTAALTEALGINLVELKKAACCGSGTYKEDSQLLEDTVNARNIALAEALNLPLLTHCSTCQGVIGHVDERLKEAKHNNPNYVEEVNNYLQKENCSPYQGTTTVKHLLWAIVGDYGLDNLAAKVVRPLSGLNCAGFYGCYLLRAQDTLPYDNPFQPESLENVFRAVGANPIYYQGRTQCCGWPLSSYATTQSFQMAGKHILEAMAAGADCLVTPCPLCHLNLDSRQPEVAKAIGRSLGLPVLHFSQLVALAVGVSPDRLGLDRHIVSTKSLLKKLGF
- a CDS encoding BON domain-containing protein yields the protein MDWLKRIFGLDKPADAARAIAGKAAAAGIPPERVGLDGKYDESGLAKRVVLAFDETPDLADEDKLWVAQTGGKVVLKGKVSNQATLDKMVAIASKVHGATSVDTSQVTIG
- the leuS gene encoding leucine--tRNA ligase, which encodes MPYNPAEIEQKWQKIWQQMGLDKTPENADKPKFYALSMFPYPSGNLHMGHVRNYTITDVIARLKRMQGYRVLHPMGWDAFGLPAENAAIERGVPPAKWTDQNIAQMKRQLQQLGLSIDWEREVATCSPEYYRWTQWLFLQFFESGLAYQKEAAVNWDPIDQTVLANEQVDSEGKSWRSGAKVERKLLRQWFLKITDYAEQLLTDLDKLTGWPERVKTMQANWIGKSVGAYLEFPLVNSTEKIAVFTTRPDTVYGVTYVVLAPEHPLTLQVTTPEQKSAVETFIQEIASESELERTAEDKPKRGIKTGGMAINPFTGEEIPILIADYVLYEYGTGAVMGVPAHDSRDFKFAQENNLPIKIVITPESGEIELKEAYTEAGIMINSAQFNGLNSQEGKTAIIDYATAQGYGKARIQYRLRDWLISRQRYWGCPIPVIHCPNCGTVPVPIDNLPVTLPENVEFSGRGASPLAKLEDWVNVDCPRCGTPAKRETDTMDTFIDSSWYFLRYTDAKNEDIPFQFEKVNDWMPVDQYVGGIEHAILHLLYSRFFTKVLRDRGLVNVDEPFNRLLTQGMVQGLTYKNPETGKYVPAENVIYKEDKYCDKDTGEVLSFFFEKMSKSKYNGVDPLKVLEKYGADTARMFILFTAPPEKDLQWEDAGVEGQFRFLNRVWRLVSEYIENKPKQVKKIETFSKTDKDLRRAIHTAIKEISEDLEGDYQFNTAISELMKLSNALGDNKCFASPIYREGIETLLILLSLFAPHLSEELWQALGHSQSIHLQPWPKVDPTALIVDEITLVIQILGKTRGTIQVPASADKSTLETLALESEIAQRYLEGKEIKKVIVVPGKLVNFVVV